The following proteins come from a genomic window of Alphaproteobacteria bacterium:
- the tilS gene encoding tRNA lysidine(34) synthetase TilS has product MAVLNALTSSFDSRSEPCAPLGSKEFESLMDLDYESCPTVAVGVSGGSDSLSLCLLANDWAKAHSGKVIALTVDHGLRPESKSEAETVKSWLQAHAIEHHILTWKGEKPQTRIQEEARKARYNLLKTFCYKNGILHLLLGHHQEDQVETVLDRFLHGTGLDGLAGIAPVVEHDHVRVIRPLLTISKVRLMATLSQRHQAFLDDPSNQSDKFTRSRLRKILSSLESEGGTASRLAQVAYRSGLSRAALDEIVNDVLVRNASLHGEGYISLKKSALEDTPKDIALRVLMRTIQCIGGNAYPPRQKSLEPLLKALQREENPKTLGNCYFLPRKKTIIICREAIQIPEAFPIPHTDSHFVWNERFMFKSIKSLPQDSQYLVRPFGEKGLHILPADFCPTEPQENIPGPVLYTLPAIWNKEKLVSVPHIRYGLTKLEKLGLQLVGFAPTYALGKPPYFSHERYPEFP; this is encoded by the coding sequence TTGGCTGTTCTTAACGCGCTCACATCTTCTTTCGATTCTCGGTCTGAGCCTTGTGCTCCATTAGGCAGCAAGGAATTTGAATCTCTTATGGATTTGGACTATGAATCCTGTCCAACAGTTGCTGTTGGCGTTTCAGGGGGAAGTGATAGCCTCTCCCTGTGCCTTTTAGCGAACGATTGGGCCAAGGCGCATTCAGGAAAAGTTATCGCCCTTACAGTTGATCACGGCCTCCGTCCAGAATCAAAGTCAGAAGCCGAAACAGTCAAATCCTGGCTCCAAGCCCATGCCATCGAACATCATATTTTGACCTGGAAAGGAGAGAAGCCACAAACACGTATCCAGGAAGAAGCAAGAAAAGCTCGTTATAATTTGCTGAAAACTTTTTGTTATAAGAATGGAATTTTGCACCTTCTTTTAGGGCACCATCAAGAAGACCAAGTAGAAACAGTTTTAGATCGTTTCCTACACGGAACAGGCCTCGATGGCCTTGCTGGGATTGCACCTGTTGTGGAACATGACCATGTTCGTGTTATTCGCCCTCTGCTTACCATCTCTAAAGTGCGCCTAATGGCAACATTATCCCAAAGACACCAAGCATTCTTGGACGATCCCAGCAATCAAAGTGACAAATTTACGCGCTCAAGATTACGTAAGATCTTGTCCAGTTTGGAGTCTGAAGGAGGAACGGCCTCCAGACTCGCTCAAGTTGCCTATCGCTCTGGCCTTTCTCGAGCAGCCCTGGATGAAATAGTAAATGATGTTCTCGTCAGAAATGCCTCACTTCATGGTGAAGGCTATATTTCTCTAAAAAAATCCGCTCTAGAAGATACCCCCAAAGATATCGCCCTTCGCGTTCTTATGAGAACGATCCAATGTATTGGAGGCAATGCTTATCCTCCCCGTCAAAAAAGCCTGGAGCCGCTTCTGAAAGCGCTGCAACGGGAAGAAAACCCCAAAACACTGGGAAATTGCTACTTTTTGCCCAGGAAAAAAACAATTATTATCTGTCGAGAAGCAATCCAAATTCCAGAGGCGTTCCCCATACCCCATACTGACTCCCATTTTGTGTGGAATGAACGTTTCATGTTTAAAAGCATAAAATCTCTGCCACAAGACTCTCAATATCTCGTAAGACCTTTTGGAGAAAAGGGGCTGCATATCTTACCTGCGGATTTTTGCCCAACAGAGCCGCAGGAAAACATACCAGGGCCCGTGTTATACACGCTCCCAGCCATCTGGAACAAAGAAAAGCTTGTCAGTGTACCCCATATAAGATACGGTCTGACGAAATTGGAGAAATTAGGACTGCAATTGGTTGGTTTTGCCCCAACCTATGCTTTAGGGAAACCACCCTATTTTTCCCATGAAAGATACCCAGAGTTCCCCTAA
- a CDS encoding ATP-dependent metallopeptidase FtsH/Yme1/Tma family protein, giving the protein MNNFNKNLILWLILGLFLIALFNIFQGGGQRTSSNTLAFSDFLNNVDRGNVQEVLIKGNTVTGKLSDGTQFATYTPNDPGLVDKLSKQDVKIMAAPLEEEVSIFQIFLSLLPVLLIVGVWAFFFKQMQGGGGKVMGFGRSRARLLSENKNRITFKDVAGIDEAKFELEEIVDFLKDPRKYERLGGRIPKGVLLVGPPGTGKTLLARAISGEANVPFFSISGSDFVEMFVGVGASRVRDMFEQAKKNAPCIVFIDEIDAVGRHRGAGLGGGNDEREQTLNQLLVEMDGFESNEGIILVAATNRPDVLDTALLRPGRFDRQVVVPSPDVAGREKILLVHMKKVKLAADVQPKVIARGTPGFSGADLENIVNEAALLAARKNKPTISMLDLEEAKDKVMMGAERRSMVMTEEEKKLTAYHEAGHALVGIHLPDSDPIHKATIVPRGRALGMVMRLPENDRISMPRSRLLADLAVAMGGRIAEELIFGKSKVTTGAASDIQQATNIARKMVTEWGMSDKLGPLTYGEPDHEVFLGHSVTQHKNVSNETANVIDSEIRSIVDQSFDTAKKILVKNEKQLHILAKALLEYETLSGDEIKEVISGKTLSRPEENGAKKPKGKKTSAPKKSSMPTSTQKKIPRPIKPEPEPGV; this is encoded by the coding sequence GTGAATAATTTCAATAAAAACTTGATTTTGTGGCTGATCTTAGGCTTGTTCCTTATTGCCCTCTTTAATATTTTCCAAGGCGGTGGACAAAGAACTTCTTCTAATACCCTCGCATTTTCCGATTTTCTGAATAATGTGGACCGCGGAAACGTTCAAGAAGTTCTCATAAAGGGCAACACTGTCACAGGAAAACTTTCCGATGGAACCCAGTTTGCAACCTATACCCCTAACGATCCTGGACTTGTTGATAAGTTAAGCAAACAAGATGTCAAAATTATGGCAGCTCCTCTCGAAGAGGAAGTCTCTATCTTTCAGATTTTTCTCTCACTCCTTCCCGTTTTGTTAATCGTTGGTGTTTGGGCTTTCTTCTTTAAGCAAATGCAAGGAGGAGGTGGAAAAGTTATGGGATTTGGTCGCTCCCGTGCCCGTCTTCTCTCTGAAAACAAAAACCGGATAACCTTTAAAGATGTAGCCGGTATTGACGAAGCTAAATTTGAACTAGAAGAAATCGTGGATTTTTTGAAAGATCCGAGAAAGTATGAACGTTTGGGGGGAAGAATCCCTAAAGGAGTCCTGTTGGTTGGTCCCCCTGGGACAGGAAAAACCCTTCTTGCACGCGCCATTTCAGGAGAAGCGAACGTTCCGTTTTTCTCTATTTCAGGATCTGACTTTGTAGAGATGTTTGTTGGTGTAGGAGCCAGCCGAGTCAGAGACATGTTCGAACAAGCCAAGAAGAATGCGCCGTGCATCGTCTTTATCGATGAAATTGATGCTGTAGGCCGACATCGTGGTGCCGGCCTTGGTGGCGGCAATGACGAACGTGAGCAAACCCTCAACCAACTCTTGGTCGAGATGGATGGATTTGAAAGTAATGAAGGAATTATTCTAGTAGCCGCAACAAACCGGCCAGATGTTCTTGATACTGCTCTCTTAAGGCCTGGACGATTTGATCGACAAGTTGTTGTTCCGAGTCCAGATGTTGCTGGTCGCGAAAAAATCCTGCTAGTCCACATGAAAAAAGTCAAACTTGCTGCCGATGTACAACCCAAAGTGATTGCCCGGGGTACACCTGGTTTTTCAGGAGCCGATTTAGAAAACATCGTCAATGAGGCCGCCCTTTTAGCAGCACGAAAAAACAAGCCGACCATTAGCATGCTGGATCTAGAAGAAGCCAAAGACAAAGTCATGATGGGGGCAGAACGTCGCTCTATGGTTATGACCGAAGAAGAGAAAAAACTGACTGCTTATCATGAGGCCGGGCATGCTCTGGTTGGAATTCATCTTCCAGATTCAGATCCCATTCACAAAGCAACTATTGTTCCTCGAGGTCGCGCCCTTGGGATGGTTATGCGCCTGCCAGAAAATGACCGCATCTCTATGCCCAGATCTAGACTACTGGCTGATTTGGCTGTCGCCATGGGAGGACGTATTGCCGAGGAACTTATCTTTGGAAAAAGCAAGGTGACGACTGGAGCTGCCTCTGATATTCAACAAGCAACCAACATCGCCCGCAAGATGGTTACCGAATGGGGAATGAGTGACAAGTTAGGACCTCTTACCTATGGAGAACCGGACCATGAAGTGTTTTTGGGGCATAGCGTCACCCAACATAAAAACGTCTCTAATGAGACCGCAAATGTTATTGATTCTGAGATAAGATCCATTGTGGATCAATCCTTTGACACAGCCAAGAAGATATTGGTGAAAAATGAGAAGCAATTGCACATATTAGCAAAAGCTCTCCTCGAATACGAAACGCTGAGTGGTGATGAAATTAAGGAAGTTATTTCTGGAAAAACTCTCTCACGTCCAGAAGAAAATGGCGCAAAAAAACCAAAAGGCAAGAAAACATCCGCTCCTAAAAAGAGCTCCATGCCTACGAGCACTCAAAAGAAAATACCGCGCCCCATAAAGCCCGAACCTGAACCCGGTGTTTAA
- a CDS encoding phosphoglucosamine mutase, producing the protein MKKKPENSKYSSTSQNLFGTDGVRGMANKAPITADIVLRIAQAVGQEFLRDLAHHTVVIGKDTRLSGYMIEPALTAGFISIGMDVVLVGPMPTSAISMLTRTLRADLGVMITASHNPYKDNGLKFFGPDGHKLPDHIEARIEENFAEGPQKALAAPSRLGRARRLDDAQGRYIEFVKNTFPKGLRLDGLRIVVDCAHGAGYKVAPSVFWELGADVIAIGDTPDGCNINKDCGATMPDKLIQTVKEHNADIGIALDGDADRLILVDEIGSIIDGDKILAAIATSWKNQGKLKSNALVATVMSNMGLEKYLHSQGIKMFRSKVGDRYVCSEMRAEGLNLGGEQSGHIICGDYTTTGDGLIAALQVLAVLVDSDKPARSINKIYDPLPQILESVPIDDKTILDSSVFQSVVRECEDSLANEGRILIRPSGTEPLLRIMVEGENTSLLKSTINKIKQALLQSEQKVA; encoded by the coding sequence ATGAAAAAGAAGCCCGAAAACTCTAAATATTCTAGCACATCCCAAAATTTATTTGGGACAGATGGTGTTCGGGGAATGGCAAATAAAGCCCCCATTACTGCAGATATCGTCTTACGTATTGCCCAAGCCGTTGGGCAAGAATTTCTCCGAGATTTAGCCCATCACACAGTTGTTATTGGGAAAGACACTCGGTTGTCTGGCTATATGATTGAGCCAGCATTAACCGCAGGATTTATATCTATTGGTATGGATGTGGTTCTCGTCGGCCCCATGCCTACTTCTGCCATTTCCATGCTAACCCGAACACTCCGAGCTGACCTAGGCGTAATGATAACTGCCTCCCACAATCCCTATAAGGATAATGGTTTAAAGTTCTTTGGGCCTGATGGTCATAAACTACCCGATCATATAGAAGCCCGCATTGAAGAAAATTTCGCAGAAGGCCCACAGAAAGCTCTTGCAGCTCCCTCTCGCCTAGGACGCGCACGACGCCTGGATGACGCTCAAGGGCGTTATATCGAATTCGTCAAAAACACGTTCCCAAAAGGTCTCCGACTTGATGGACTCAGGATTGTCGTCGACTGTGCCCACGGTGCAGGATATAAGGTTGCCCCTAGTGTCTTTTGGGAATTAGGTGCCGACGTCATCGCTATTGGGGATACCCCAGATGGGTGCAACATCAATAAAGATTGCGGCGCAACGATGCCAGACAAGCTTATCCAAACCGTCAAAGAACACAATGCAGATATTGGAATCGCACTTGATGGGGATGCCGATAGACTTATTCTTGTGGATGAAATAGGTAGCATAATAGATGGCGACAAGATTCTTGCTGCCATCGCAACGTCCTGGAAAAATCAGGGAAAGCTTAAAAGCAATGCCTTAGTTGCCACCGTTATGTCTAATATGGGCCTGGAAAAATATCTCCACTCTCAAGGCATTAAAATGTTCAGGTCAAAGGTCGGAGATCGCTACGTTTGTTCCGAGATGCGCGCTGAGGGGTTAAATCTTGGAGGGGAACAATCAGGCCATATTATTTGTGGAGATTATACAACCACCGGAGATGGCCTTATCGCGGCCCTTCAGGTTCTGGCTGTTTTGGTAGATAGCGATAAACCCGCTCGCTCCATTAACAAAATATATGATCCCCTTCCTCAAATTCTGGAAAGTGTCCCCATAGATGATAAAACTATCTTAGACTCCTCCGTTTTTCAAAGTGTCGTTAGAGAGTGTGAAGACTCCCTAGCAAATGAAGGACGGATTTTGATACGCCCCTCCGGCACAGAGCCCCTTCTCCGCATCATGGTCGAAGGAGAAAATACTTCTTTGCTTAAAAGCACCATTAATAAAATAAAGCAGGCCCTCCTACAATCGGAACAAAAAGTTGCGTAG
- the dnaJ gene encoding molecular chaperone DnaJ, which produces MAKQDYYELLGVARSASHDEIKKAYRKLAMKYHPDKNQGDKASEQKFKDISEAYEVLKDSQKKAAYDRYGHQAFQGGHGAGGPGGMGGFDFQFDFGNAGFSDMFEDIFENFTGQQRQQPSRRGDDLRYDIEITLEEAFSGCTKNINFQSLSSCEECDGSGSAKGSDPDTCSTCSGSGKVRSQQGFFMMERACPTCQGSGETITDPCKSCRSTGRIRKEKTLAVKIPAGVDTGARIRLSSEGDMGLRGAQAGDLYIFVHVKPHAYFERDKQDLYCTSTISMARAALGGSVEVPTIEGTNVTLKIPEGTQSGQNFRLSHKGMSSLKGSSRGSMFVQVHVETPSKLTKRQKEILREFDSDSSSKKPKKREKLSARIFGFLSGMREIWNALHPTSICFKKGV; this is translated from the coding sequence AGGCTTACCGAAAGCTAGCCATGAAATACCATCCTGATAAAAATCAGGGAGATAAGGCTTCGGAACAAAAGTTCAAAGACATCTCCGAAGCTTATGAAGTGTTGAAAGATTCCCAAAAGAAAGCTGCCTACGATCGTTATGGACACCAAGCCTTTCAAGGCGGTCACGGTGCAGGTGGTCCTGGCGGCATGGGTGGATTTGATTTTCAATTCGATTTTGGAAATGCTGGTTTTTCAGACATGTTTGAAGACATTTTTGAAAACTTTACGGGTCAGCAAAGACAACAGCCTTCTCGGAGAGGGGATGATCTTCGATACGACATCGAAATTACCTTAGAAGAAGCCTTTAGCGGATGTACGAAAAACATTAATTTTCAATCGTTATCCTCCTGTGAAGAATGCGACGGCTCTGGAAGCGCGAAAGGCTCTGATCCCGACACCTGTTCCACATGTAGTGGATCGGGAAAAGTTCGTTCTCAACAAGGCTTTTTTATGATGGAACGGGCTTGCCCGACTTGCCAAGGATCTGGAGAAACCATTACCGATCCCTGTAAAAGCTGTCGAAGTACGGGTCGCATCCGGAAAGAAAAAACACTTGCCGTTAAAATTCCAGCTGGTGTAGATACGGGCGCACGCATCCGGCTATCTAGCGAAGGCGATATGGGTCTTCGAGGCGCCCAAGCAGGAGATTTATACATTTTTGTCCATGTAAAACCTCATGCTTATTTTGAGAGGGACAAACAAGATCTTTACTGCACATCAACCATCTCTATGGCGCGAGCTGCTCTGGGCGGAAGCGTTGAAGTTCCAACTATTGAAGGAACCAACGTAACCCTGAAAATCCCCGAGGGGACCCAAAGTGGCCAAAACTTCCGTCTATCACATAAAGGAATGTCATCCCTTAAAGGCAGCTCCCGTGGAAGCATGTTTGTCCAAGTGCATGTGGAAACCCCGTCAAAACTCACAAAAAGACAGAAAGAAATCCTCCGGGAGTTTGACAGTGACAGCTCCTCAAAAAAACCAAAAAAAAGGGAAAAATTGAGTGCTAGGATCTTTGGGTTTCTCTCAGGAATGAGAGAGATTTGGAATGCCTTGCACCCAACTTCTATCTGTTTTAAAAAAGGTGTATGA
- the nth gene encoding endonuclease III, whose protein sequence is MKPKTFTVQEVDSFFERLSKERPTPKSELQYTNSYTLLIAVVLSAQATDKGVNKATPALFAIADTPEKMLQLGEEKVRDYVKTIGLYKTKAKNIIGLSQKLLEKHNGNVPESREALEDLPGVGRKTANVVLNVAFGQDTIAVDTHIFRVSNRTGLAPGKTPFDVERALEKIVPKKWRFYAHHWLILHGRYTCKARKPLCPHCPVKDLCKYNDKIIS, encoded by the coding sequence ATGAAACCTAAAACTTTCACCGTGCAAGAAGTTGATTCTTTCTTTGAACGTCTTTCTAAAGAAAGGCCTACACCCAAAAGTGAGCTGCAGTACACAAATTCCTACACGCTTTTAATTGCAGTAGTCCTTTCGGCTCAAGCAACGGATAAAGGCGTCAACAAAGCAACTCCTGCTCTATTTGCTATCGCAGACACCCCCGAAAAAATGCTTCAACTCGGCGAAGAAAAAGTCAGAGACTATGTCAAAACCATTGGCCTATATAAAACAAAGGCAAAAAATATAATTGGATTAAGTCAAAAGCTTTTGGAGAAACACAATGGTAATGTGCCCGAAAGCCGCGAAGCACTAGAGGACCTTCCCGGGGTGGGCCGCAAAACGGCCAACGTAGTTCTCAATGTAGCCTTTGGTCAAGATACCATTGCCGTTGATACCCACATCTTTCGCGTCTCGAACCGCACTGGGCTTGCGCCTGGAAAAACCCCTTTTGATGTGGAAAGAGCCTTAGAAAAAATTGTTCCGAAAAAATGGCGATTCTATGCCCATCATTGGCTTATCCTCCATGGTCGTTATACCTGCAAAGCACGAAAGCCCCTGTGTCCCCATTGCCCCGTCAAGGATCTGTGCAAATATAATGATAAAATAATAAGTTAA
- the ybgF gene encoding tol-pal system protein YbgF has translation MNFYFKKFLACFGLIIFLASFYTHPTDARQKDMNSIIRKLDRIEEKLVRMDDSDEEDEVESISVKHSPTEIKEMAQRVQALEKENNRLTRLLERTNRTMDKLVDKMEQMDEKHQVSEDKKIVQSRLPMKKLERKAPREDIIEEREEPLRIDLTKPDKNLLQMPSRPDEESTEIVSQPLHDPLPTTAAEQYNYAQSLLKKGDFPRAQAVLSTFLKDHPRDPLAGNAQYWIGETFFAQQNYSDASAAFLTVFKNYPKHPKQPESLLKLSKCLRHLGKKQEACASLKKLSTTFPLTSGSIKKMAEEEKSRLGCS, from the coding sequence ATGAACTTTTATTTCAAAAAATTCCTAGCCTGTTTCGGGCTCATCATATTTTTGGCAAGTTTTTATACGCATCCTACGGACGCGCGTCAAAAGGATATGAACAGCATCATTCGCAAACTGGATCGTATCGAGGAAAAACTTGTCCGTATGGACGATTCGGATGAGGAAGACGAAGTTGAATCTATCTCAGTTAAGCATTCCCCAACTGAAATAAAAGAGATGGCTCAAAGGGTTCAAGCCCTCGAAAAAGAAAACAATCGTCTCACAAGGCTCCTGGAAAGGACAAATCGCACCATGGATAAATTGGTCGATAAAATGGAACAGATGGATGAAAAGCACCAAGTGTCTGAGGATAAAAAAATTGTTCAGTCACGTCTCCCCATGAAAAAATTGGAAAGGAAAGCTCCCAGGGAAGATATTATTGAAGAAAGAGAAGAACCCCTTAGGATTGATCTGACAAAACCCGATAAGAATTTACTACAAATGCCATCCCGGCCTGATGAAGAATCGACGGAGATTGTAAGTCAACCACTGCATGACCCTCTGCCCACGACGGCCGCAGAACAATATAATTACGCCCAGAGCCTTCTTAAAAAAGGAGATTTTCCAAGGGCCCAGGCTGTTTTGTCAACTTTCCTAAAAGATCACCCTAGGGACCCCTTGGCTGGAAATGCTCAATACTGGATTGGTGAAACTTTCTTTGCTCAACAAAATTACTCTGATGCCTCCGCGGCTTTTTTGACAGTCTTCAAAAACTACCCTAAACATCCGAAACAACCAGAAAGCCTCTTAAAGCTCAGTAAATGCCTTAGGCATTTGGGTAAAAAGCAAGAAGCTTGCGCCTCTCTTAAGAAGCTATCGACAACTTTTCCCTTAACATCTGGCTCTATTAAAAAGATGGCTGAAGAGGAAAAAAGCCGCCTTGGCTGTTCTTAA
- a CDS encoding type II toxin-antitoxin system death-on-curing family toxin: MRRYLTVLEIASLHRILIDQYGGTAGIRDPGALESACFRPQCGYYENIIEEAAALMESLAINHPFLDGNKRVSFASVDVFLRLNKYRIIADSDELYKKTMQLFSEKKFEFVELNKLLKKYAVYFP, translated from the coding sequence ATGAGAAGATATCTAACGGTACTTGAGATCGCTTCTCTTCACAGAATTCTCATTGACCAGTATGGTGGTACTGCTGGAATAAGAGATCCTGGAGCTTTGGAATCAGCATGCTTCAGACCTCAATGTGGATATTATGAAAATATTATCGAGGAAGCTGCCGCGCTAATGGAAAGTCTAGCAATCAATCACCCATTTCTCGATGGAAATAAGCGCGTTTCTTTTGCTTCTGTTGACGTTTTTTTGAGACTAAATAAGTATAGGATAATAGCCGATTCAGATGAGCTCTACAAAAAAACAATGCAATTATTTTCAGAGAAAAAATTTGAATTTGTTGAACTTAATAAACTTCTCAAAAAATACGCTGTATACTTTCCCTAG